TGCTGCCCCTACGACTTCTGCTGTTGCCCCTGCTTCTTGGCCCGGTGCTCCTTCTTTTGGGGCAACATCCATTCCTCAGGATCGATGTCCAGCAGGCGGGCCAGGTTGAGGCCGAAGAACTTGGCCTTGGTCTCCTGGGTAATGGGCCCGTAGCCGTACTGCTCCATCAACTCTTCCGGCATCTCCAGGTTGAGCACTGCCTGAACGCTCTCGTAGGGGTCGCTGCCCGGCCAGTCGGTGCCGAAGATGAGCCGGTCGTCGCCGACGATTTGGCACACCATGCCCACCATGTGCTGGAAGCGCCGCGGCGCCCGCAACAGCCAGGGCAAGAGCAGCGAGAAGCTGATGTACAGGTTGGGATGCTTCCACGCGAGCATGACCAACTCTTCGAAGTTGGGGAAGCCGGCGTGGTACGCGATGCACTTCAAATCCGGAAAGTCGGTGAGCACGTCATCCAGCAAGATGGGGGTGCAGTAGCTGGTCCGGCCAATCTTGATGGTGAGCCCGGTGTGGAAGCAGACCACAATCCCTAGCTCCTGGCACTTCTCGTAGAAGGGCCACATCCGCCGGTCGTTCAGGGGTCCGTCTTCGGGGCTGTACACCTTGGTGAGTTTGAACCCCCGTTGCGTATGGAGGTACTCCAGTTCCCAGATGGCGTTCTCCACGCCGCGGTGCAGGTGCGGTCCCACGTTGGACATCGCGATGAATCGGTTGGGATACTTATCCCGGGCCTGGATAATGTGGTAGTTGGTGGAAAAGGGAGCGCCGAACTTGGAGTCCTCCAGCATGGACTCCCGCAGGATGCAGCCCACGTCGATGCCGGCTTCGTCGAAGTCCTTGATCATCTTCTCGGCGGTCCAGTCCATGCCGATGTGCTGGCGTGGCTGCTTGCCCGTGCGGTGGTCGGTCCAGATCCAGTGTTGAGCCATCTTGTGGGCGTAGGCCAGCGCTTCGGATTCCGGGTAGTAGGAAACGTGTTCCTGGTATTCCTTGGGCATGATGTGGGCTTCCACGTCAATGATGAAGTAGTCGTTCGCGGACTCGCCGGTCTTGGGATTGAAGGGGACCATGCAGCCTCATTCCTTTCCTGATTTGTTTTGACCGTGCGTTCCCGTCCCAACAACGCCTGACCCATCTGGACCCATCAGGCCAACATGGCTATCCCTCCCACCTTTGTCAGGCCAAGATCCAGTCCGATGCGGTTTGCAGCCGGCGCGCCACCTCCAGCAAGAAGGCCGTTGCCGCCGCCCCGTCCACCACCCGGTGGTCCGCGGTCACGGTCAGGGACATCATGGTTCGGACGGCCACTGCGCCGTCGCGTACCACGGCCCGCTCCGAAGCCCGGCCCACAGCCAGGATGGCCGCCTGCGGCGGGTTTACCATGGCGGTGAAGCCGTCGGCCCCGAGGGGACCCAGGTTTGAAATGGTGAAGGTGCCTGCCTCCAAGTCGTCGGAATTCAGACGGCCCTCCATGGCCCGCTGCACCGCGGCGCGCCGGGCTGAGGCCAGGGCCAGGAGCGGCTGGTCCTGACAGTTCAGCAGCACCGGCACCAGCAGGCCCGCGGGCGTGGCGGTGGCCAGGCCGATGTTCACGGTGTCGTGCAGCACGATCGCGGCGTCGGTCTGGCCCGGCTCGCCGACGAAGCTCGCGTTCAAATAAGGGTGTGCCTGGAGAGCCTGGGCCACGGCCTGGACGATGAAATCCACCAGGGACAGCCGCTGCTCCGGCCGCAGGTGACGGTTGATATCCGCGCGCCAAGCCATCAACTCCGTGACATCCACGTCGCGGCTTACCGAGAACTGGGGAATCGTTTGCGCGCTGCGGGTCATGCGGACGGCCATGGCCGCGCGCACGCGATCCAAAGGCACCGCGCGGCCTGGGCGCGGGTCCGAGGCCGCGGGCGCGGAGGGGACCGCAGCCCCTGGCCGGGTGCGC
The nucleotide sequence above comes from Sphingobacteriaceae bacterium. Encoded proteins:
- a CDS encoding amidohydrolase family protein, giving the protein MVPFNPKTGESANDYFIIDVEAHIMPKEYQEHVSYYPESEALAYAHKMAQHWIWTDHRTGKQPRQHIGMDWTAEKMIKDFDEAGIDVGCILRESMLEDSKFGAPFSTNYHIIQARDKYPNRFIAMSNVGPHLHRGVENAIWELEYLHTQRGFKLTKVYSPEDGPLNDRRMWPFYEKCQELGIVVCFHTGLTIKIGRTSYCTPILLDDVLTDFPDLKCIAYHAGFPNFEELVMLAWKHPNLYISFSLLLPWLLRAPRRFQHMVGMVCQIVGDDRLIFGTDWPGSDPYESVQAVLNLEMPEELMEQYGYGPITQETKAKFFGLNLARLLDIDPEEWMLPQKKEHRAKKQGQQQKS
- a CDS encoding dihydrolipoamide acetyltransferase family protein, giving the protein MITTVAMPKLSTGADEVVLVRWLRQVGEAVAADEPLAEVETDKATLEVPAPASGYVRRHLVEPGAVVAVGEPIAWLSPSPDDPLPDEAPAPVAAARAGSPRSQATAGSPAPPRVRVSPVAKKRARELGLPLVGITGSGPGGRILLRDVEAAAARTRPGAAVPSAPAASDPRPGRAVPLDRVRAAMAVRMTRSAQTIPQFSVSRDVDVTELMAWRADINRHLRPEQRLSLVDFIVQAVAQALQAHPYLNASFVGEPGQTDAAIVLHDTVNIGLATATPAGLLVPVLLNCQDQPLLALASARRAAVQRAMEGRLNSDDLEAGTFTISNLGPLGADGFTAMVNPPQAAILAVGRASERAVVRDGAVAVRTMMSLTVTADHRVVDGAAATAFLLEVARRLQTASDWILA